One Centropristis striata isolate RG_2023a ecotype Rhode Island chromosome 22, C.striata_1.0, whole genome shotgun sequence genomic window carries:
- the LOC131961094 gene encoding uncharacterized protein LOC131961094, translated as MCVFFFSPTNLKKHVDDDAHRTKPTATAVSGPAEPPGNRFSSVKDTAKAPLPVPPQLLAIAPQLGVGDQEPNVLGQAHRKPVSRRSSESGLITTPSPPEDSSSQIITPVEAHRSIILDEALPCPAPHIRQPAPSVPAYDQDVAQWNCSHQQKTWMKTEMEALGLWPGSRPVRRPMNMLALWRYPPQPELIDSITELPPVKFFQLHPFFIWKPEHTIMERMKNNYILPCLHGCPTPQVASSGVGRPRVIIGTGGQYYILASRLTCKACKRYWHADKPQWLEKLPKRFSNIVPAFLTHKKAICKSVMDELRRSGKSPEDMAKQLTEVLHLKYERAHLAYLLSVQNIRDAEAGVYGQSTITGLLRQMDTPAPFGGYSDADGWCGVSVSSHYLVNCLGHEYQRQKELLTLLLQGTFGRALRSDHTRKVARKVVLSSGTMSSYAIMNENWMILSWVMLQSECDRSLQPMYEGLAQRYTAAGVEKAGYQWVDRDCCAAFKVLDPGAQDHLLWDCWRTTEAIITQATSGNLENTCASRSKFNKDITVKLDLFHCMRRFTRECVSEHHPLFSSFCQFLSAAFVIVDQSDLQKLKDAYTFCGISPANPTKQHIREHCRTKVPQSRELLQRVEDVLHHFYLAKDTSDVPLFKASMLKVWRIQRIHILRGCLSDPEVGEGILYRYGGTLQLNYTKGEGAAVPVWIPVRGTSQQEGFHFHQAQWVTGNRVSCELFQAQAMTGVVRWNFRRLVDLKQPDVELPAVFDPLLIFELNKCSLKVTGKAKYPALQTSLRDTGERFGLEYVEPGCRPVLFNWDKDKETQAQSSSQDEVCHSPAAVMDTEAQETSGPVQGDPVPVLSFQQRAVTAKMQSLMDTGLPGVAPLPVSSSPRATRTGPIKTGGLVQVLDHSRWTAPMRAAIDGLLIKHHGAKGLLKRVDADYAAMVQRACTDPNSLLHPTTCQHISRYVKHLAKLKNTSSSLNTSPEKVVETQQLWQSLTTGSQTVSVPVTTLPPATVNPPHVAPSQEVSLSRASLEKIVFKTYAHEGLTNERMSFEDFAASPFFERELEAARKRGAEWRRVAEERAKRKADVKLPTGRLCRSCHQPLRQGLGSPHIHTSFPGVPGKYIYCPSRVYSLYKEEGMVEEMSWGDFQQSHFFEAERDRWIKEKRK; from the exons atgtgtgtgttctttttctctcccactAACTTAAAGAAACATGTCGACGATGATG CACACAGGACGAAGCCAACAGCTACTGCTGTCTCTGGACCTGCAGAGCCTCCTGGCAATAGATTTTCTTCTGTGAAAG ACACAGCGAAGGCTCCGTTGCCAGTCCCTCCTCAGCTGCTTGCCATTGCACCACAGCTCGGGGTTGGAGATCAGGAGCCCAATGTGTTGGGACAAG CGCACAGAAAACCAGTCTCCCGCCGTTCTTCGGAGTCTGGACTCATAACTACTCCATCTCCTCCTGAag ATTCCTCATCACAGATTATCACCCCTGTGGAGGCACATAGAAGCATCATCCTTGATGAAG CTCTTCCATGTCCAGCGCCTCACATCAGGCAGCCTGCGCCCTCTGTCCCAGCATATGATCAGGATGTTGCACAGTGGAACTGCTCCcaccaacaaaaaacatggatgAAGACTGAAATGGAGGCATTGGGTCTGTGGCCAGGGTCACGTCCAGTACGTCGCCCCATGAACATGCTGGCCCTATGGCGTTACCCACCTCAGCCTGAGCTCATTGACTCCATCACAGAGCTGCCACCGGTCAAGTTCTTTCAGCTTCATCCTTTTTTCATTTGGAAGCCAGAGCACACAATCATGGAGAGGATGAAAAACAATTACATCCTGCCCTGCCTTCATGGTTGTCCCACCCCTCAGGTAGCGTCTTCAGGCGTTGGGAGGCCAAGAGTCATCATCGGCACCGGCGGTCAGTACTACATATTGGCCTCACGTCTCACGTGCAAGGCCTGTAAGAGGTACTGGCATGCTGACAAGCCCCAGTGGTTGGAGAAGCTACCAAAGCGCTTCAGCAACATTGTCCCAGCCTTCCTGACGCACAAAAAGGCCATCTGCAAATCGGTGATGGACGAGCTGAGGCGCAGTGGCAAATCACCAGAGGACATGGCCAAGCAGTTGACAGAGGTGCTTCATCTGAAGTATGAGAGAGCTCATCTGGCCTACCTGCTAAGTGTCCAGAACATCAGGGATGCTGAGGCAGGGGTTTATGGCCAGAGCACCATCACTGGGCTGCTCAGACAGATGGACACTCCTGCTCCATTTGGCGGCTACTCGGATGCTGATGGCTGGTGTGGAGTGTCTGTGTCTTCACACTATCTTGTGAACTGCCTGGGCCATGAGTACCAGAGGCAGAAGGAGCTCCTCACCCTGCTGCTCCAGGGGACCTTTGGACGGGCACTCAGGTCGGATCACACCCGCAAGGTAGCTAGGAAGGTTGTGCTGTCATCCGGCACAATGTCTTCCTATGCAATCATGAATGAGAACTGGATGATCCTGAGCTGGGTGATGCTGCAGTCCGAGTGCGACCGCTCACTCCAGCCGATGTATGAGGGCCTGGCTCAGCGCTACACTGCAGCTGGAGTGGAGAAGGCAGGCTACCAGTGGGTGGACAG GGACTGCTGTGCTGCCTTCAAGGTCCTGGATCCTGGGGCTCAGGACCACCTTCTGTGGGACTGCTGGAGGACCACAGAGGCCATCATTACACAGGCCACTTCGGGAAACCTGGAAAACACCTGTGCATCAAGGAGCAAGTTTAATAAGGACATAACTGTCAAATTAGACTTGTTTCATTGTATGCGCCGCTTTACCAGGGAGTGCGTCTCAGAACACCATCCTCTGTTCAGTTCTTTTTGCCAGTTCCTCTCTGCAGCATTCGTCATTGTGGACCAGAGCGACCTCCAGAAGCTCAAGGATGCGTACACCTTCTGTGGGATCTCTCCTGCTAATCCCACCAAGCAGCACATAAGAGAACACTGCAGGACAAAGGTGCCACAGAGCAGGGAACTGCTGCAGAGAGTTGAAGATGTCCTACATCACTTCTATCTGGCAAAGGACACGAGTGACGTACCCCTCTTTAAGGCGTCCATGCTGAAGGTGTGGAGGATTCAGCGCATCCACATCCTGAGAGGCTGTCTGAGTGACCCTGAGGTTGGTGAGGGAATCCTCTACAGGTATGGTGGCACCTTGCAGCTCAACTACACCAAGGGCGAGGGTGCTGCTGTACCTGTCTGGATCCCTGTGAGAGGCACCTCTCAGCAGGAGGGCTTCCATTTTCACCAAGCCCAGTGGGTGACAGGCAACCGGGTGTCCTGCGAGCTTTTCCAGGCCCAGGCCATGACTGGAGTGGTCCGCTGGAACTTTAGAAGACTGGTGGACTTGAAGCAGCCTGATGTGGAGCTGCCAGCTGTGTTTGACCCCTTGTTGATCTTTGAGTTGAACAAATGCTCCTTGAAGGTCACAGGAAAGGCCAAATACCCAGCTCTGCAGACTTCACTCAGGGACACAGGGGAGAGATTTGGCTTAGAGTATGTGGAGCCAGGCTGCCGTCCTGTTCTCTtcaactgggacaaggacaagGAGACACAGGCGCAGTCCTCTTCCCAGGACGAAGTGTGCCACTCCCCTGCTGCTGTCATGGACACAGAAGCTCAG GAGACCAGTGGACCTGTCCAGGGGGATCCAGTGCCGGTCCTGTCTTTCCAGCAGCGCGCAGTGACAGCAAAGATGCAGTCTTTGATGGACACAG GCCTTCCAGGGGTAGCACCACTGCCTGTATCCTCCTCACCTCGGGCCACCCGCACTGGACCCATCAAGACAGGAGGCCTTGTTCAAGTCCTGGACCATAGCAGGTGGACAGCACCAATGAGAGCTGCCATTGATGGACTTTTGATCAAGCATCATGGAGCTAAAGGTCTGTTGAAGCGGGTCGATGCAGATTATGCTGCCATGGTGCAGAGGGCTTGCACTGACCCTAACAGCCTCCTTCATCCCACCACCTGCCAGCATATCTCCAGATATGTGAAGCATCTagcaaaacttaaaaacacCAGCTCCTCCCTCAATACAAGCCCAGAAAAGGTTGTGGAGACACAGCAGCTTTGGCAGAGTTTGACCACAGGCAGCCAAACAGTAAGTGTGCCTGTCACAACCTTGCCTCCTGCAACAGTCAACCCTCCTCACGTTGCTCCCTCCCAGGAGGTGTCACTGAGCCGTGCATCACTGGAGAAGATT GTCTTCAAGACCTACGCACATGAAGGCCTTACAAACGAAAGGATGTCCTTTGAGGATTTTGCTGCCTCTCCATTTTTTGAGCGGGAGCTGGAGGCTGCCAGAAAGAGGGGTGCAGAGTGGAGAAGGGTGGCAGAGGAGAGGGCCAAGAGGAAGGCTGATGTAAAGCTGCCAACTGGTCGCCTTTGCAGGTCCTGCCACCAGCCACTCAGGCAGGGTCTCGGCAGCCCTCACATTCACACCTCCTTCCCCGGTGTGCCAGGGAAGTACATATACTGTCCCTCGAGAGTGTACTCTTTATATAAGGAGGAGGGCATGGTGGAGGAGATGAGTTGGGGAGACTTCCAGCAGTCCCACTTCTTCGAGGCTGAAAGGGACAGATGgataaaagaaaagaggaagtga